A section of the Thermodesulfobacteriota bacterium genome encodes:
- a CDS encoding outer membrane protein transport protein translates to MKKSVLLATALGLACLGGTSAQATNGDNLMGIGPIARSMGGVGVAAPQDAISAVFANPAAMCFSPYCPGSEFNFAGTVFVPTSHARSSSTFPPLAVPPSAGGVQGSGKSEADPYVIPAIGFSVPVNPTWRFGLAAYGVSGLGVDYRNQTELPNPIYTEYQVMKFAPNLAVMVNQSLSLGASLHVDYANLDLAAGGSHGYTAGLQLGGIYKIGDFRLGASYVMAQKVTHERVFDFDANGVLDDLDLEQPQTLSFGVAYNPDPVFLVEVDAKWLNWSDADGYSDFDWSDQWVFALGVQYKPIDKLSLRAGVNYGENPVNEHQGWNALAAAPPVQGLNVFGGQFAYEYFRLIGFPAVVETHIGLGIGYEVTEALSLNLGYTHAFENTVSETGYFGGPPADVTLESDLAEDSYEFSVSWRF, encoded by the coding sequence GTGAAAAAGAGTGTGCTGCTCGCGACCGCCCTGGGCCTGGCCTGCCTGGGTGGCACTTCGGCCCAGGCCACCAACGGTGACAACCTGATGGGCATCGGCCCCATCGCCCGCTCCATGGGCGGGGTGGGCGTGGCCGCGCCCCAGGATGCCATCAGCGCCGTCTTCGCCAACCCCGCCGCCATGTGCTTCAGCCCCTATTGTCCGGGCTCGGAGTTCAACTTCGCCGGTACGGTCTTCGTGCCGACGTCGCATGCCAGAAGCAGCTCCACCTTTCCCCCTCTTGCCGTGCCGCCTTCGGCCGGCGGCGTGCAGGGCAGCGGCAAGAGCGAGGCGGATCCCTACGTCATCCCGGCCATCGGTTTTTCGGTGCCGGTGAACCCCACTTGGCGTTTCGGCCTGGCCGCCTACGGCGTCTCGGGCCTGGGGGTCGACTACCGCAACCAGACAGAGCTGCCCAATCCGATCTATACCGAGTACCAAGTCATGAAGTTCGCCCCCAACCTGGCGGTGATGGTGAACCAGAGCCTGTCGCTGGGGGCGAGCCTGCACGTGGACTATGCCAACCTTGATCTGGCGGCCGGCGGCTCCCATGGCTACACCGCCGGCCTGCAGCTCGGCGGCATTTACAAAATTGGCGATTTCCGGCTTGGCGCCTCCTATGTCATGGCCCAGAAGGTCACCCACGAACGGGTCTTCGACTTCGACGCCAACGGTGTTCTGGACGATCTTGACCTGGAGCAGCCCCAGACGCTCTCCTTCGGGGTCGCGTACAACCCGGATCCGGTGTTCCTGGTGGAGGTGGACGCCAAGTGGCTCAACTGGTCGGATGCCGACGGCTATTCCGACTTCGACTGGTCCGACCAGTGGGTCTTCGCCCTGGGCGTTCAGTACAAGCCGATCGACAAGCTGTCCTTGCGGGCCGGCGTCAACTATGGCGAAAATCCGGTGAACGAGCACCAGGGCTGGAACGCCCTGGCCGCAGCACCGCCAGTCCAGGGCCTAAACGTCTTCGGTGGTCAGTTCGCCTACGAGTACTTCCGTCTGATTGGCTTTCCGGCCGTGGTCGAAACCCACATCGGCCTTGGTATCGGCTACGAAGTCACCGAGGCCTTGTCCCTGAACCTCGGCTACACCCATGCCTTCGAGAATACGGTCAGTGAGACCGGCTACTTTGGCGGGCCGCCGGCTGACGTCACCCTGGAGTCGGACCTCGCCGAGGACTCCTACGAGTTCTCGGTCTCCTGGCGTTTCTAG
- a CDS encoding 4Fe-4S dicluster domain-containing protein, whose product MIPNLWCRFLCPYGALLGLVALASPLAVHRRPAACIGCGRCDRHCPAGIRVSAKERVTSPECIGCLTCTAVCPAKDCLTVAAPGQRQLPALALPAAVLGIFLLFWAAANLSGHWHTEVPLATLKALYAQDLKGLAHP is encoded by the coding sequence GTGATCCCCAACCTCTGGTGCCGGTTCCTTTGCCCCTACGGCGCCCTCCTGGGCCTGGTCGCTCTGGCCAGCCCCCTGGCGGTGCACCGGCGCCCGGCGGCCTGCATCGGCTGCGGCCGCTGCGACCGGCACTGTCCGGCCGGCATCCGGGTCTCGGCCAAGGAGCGGGTGACAAGCCCGGAGTGCATCGGCTGCCTGACCTGTACCGCCGTTTGCCCGGCCAAGGACTGTCTGACCGTGGCCGCACCCGGCCAGCGGCAGCTGCCGGCCCTGGCCCTGCCGGCGGCGGTCCTCGGGATCTTCCTCCTCTTCTGGGCGGCCGCCAACCTCAGCGGCCATTGGCACACCGAGGTGCCACTGGCCACCCTGAAGGCCCTCTACGCCCAGGATCTGAAGGGCCTGGCCCATCCCTGA
- a CDS encoding DsrE/DsrF/DrsH-like family protein produces MSETTKKKRVAIIASKGTLDMAYPPLIIASTAAAMDAEVAIFFTLYGVDIVNKNKYANLQIAPIANPAMPSPVPFPNILGMLPGMTAMGTMMMKSMIGKIKWPSIPELVEACVASDVRLIACTPTLEMTGVRKEDLVAGTEVAGAADFLDFALDANMSLFV; encoded by the coding sequence ATGAGCGAGACGACCAAGAAGAAGCGGGTGGCGATCATCGCCTCGAAAGGCACCCTGGACATGGCGTATCCCCCCCTCATCATCGCCTCCACGGCCGCGGCCATGGATGCCGAGGTGGCCATCTTCTTCACCCTCTACGGCGTCGATATCGTCAACAAGAACAAGTACGCCAACCTGCAGATCGCGCCCATCGCCAACCCGGCCATGCCGTCGCCGGTGCCCTTCCCCAACATCCTGGGCATGCTGCCGGGCATGACCGCCATGGGCACCATGATGATGAAGTCCATGATCGGCAAGATCAAATGGCCCTCGATCCCGGAGCTGGTGGAGGCCTGCGTCGCGTCCGACGTGCGACTCATCGCCTGCACCCCGACCCTGGAGATGACCGGTGTCCGCAAGGAGGACCTGGTGGCCGGCACCGAGGTGGCCGGCGCCGCCGACTTCCTGGACTTTGCCCTGGACGCCAACATGAGCCTGTTCGTCTGA
- a CDS encoding acyl-CoA dehydratase activase has product MDALGICLGASTIGLVRLTRSTAGPEILWSRTQAHEGNARRALLAMLAEIPDLARLRIAATGRKFRHYVALATISEPEAVELATAFLLPAGHPYRTVVSAGGETFMVYQLDESGRVQAIHTGNKCASGTGEFLLQQLGRMNITLAEVAAMAIPEEVHKVSGRCSVFCKSDCTHALNKGVPKPQVVAGLTRMLAGKILELLRKAPHQSVLLAGGCSRNQTLLHYLRQEIPDLLVPAEAPVFEALGAGLWALANEAPAFPGLDGVLVERGTSFSFLRPLAEFQEQVSFQSHPWAEAAAGDETVLGLDVGSTTTKGVILRRADKAILAADYLRTNGDPVGASRQVYASLARQLAAPVRIVGLGVTGSGRQIAGLHAMTGGVINEIIAHATAAVHFDPEVDTIFEIGGQDAKYTYITNGVPSDYAMNEACSAGTGSFLEEAAKESLGIPVADIGPRALAGARPPNFNDQCAAFIGSDIKGAVQEGIATDDILAGLVYSICMNYTNRVKGNRPVGNKVFMQGGVCYNPAIPVAMAALTGKRMVVPPDPGLMGAFGVALVVSHRLDQGLLAPGTFDLARLAAREVSHKKSFRCTGGKERCDRGCEIARIAIEGRIYPFGGICNRYDNLIHRRKVDTAGLDLVQARQRRVFRDLAPASPEDRRPAVGMNRSFLVNTYFPLWNAFFAGLGYRLLLPERPVAAGIDRKGAPFCYPVELAHGQMADLVARQPDILFLPHVKGLPREEGGSSCTCVFVQAEGSYLAAAFPELAGIRTLSGCFDFAAGIEASREAFFGVARELGADRRGAEAALAAGIAAQEALRQDLKRLGAEALAALEGSPDATAVVLFGRPYNAFAPEANKGIPAKLASRGVRIIPFDCLPFETEALAPEMNMYWALGRMLLQTAQLVRRHPQLFATYITNFSCGPDSFLLSYFRDVQGDKPSLTLELDSHTADAGLETRIEAFLDIVASYRQLTRERPASAGRRAFAPSRVDYRDGQAGVTDAAGRWLPLRDERIKVLVPAMGRYGTPLLTRAFARVGVRSEALPPADDEILKLGRGNSSCKECLPLQTTVGSMLHYLTNGRPEDEVTAYFMPSAEGPCRFGQYHVFSQRVIARQRIPNAAVLALNSLNGYGGLGDRFTLAAWRGVIIGDLFDEMWSTVLAGAADRQQGLTVLEAEFARVLAVIDQDWRAIAGQLKASARALAAIPLSRPYAEIPKVSLIGEIYVRHDPIALQRLVERLADRGIIVRTAPNSEWIKYVDWLVKTGVEGERDLGFWLRHYVKRFFDHRIRRLLAPAGLFFDESVQPQDLVRLGEAFIPRQLTGEAILTVGSAFHEILHPACGIISIGPFGCMPTRVAESILSEQFTTSRTRQLLAACGHRPHGARAVVLAQERKLPFLAIETDGNAFPQLIEARLEAFSLQAKRLNDQLLAAS; this is encoded by the coding sequence ATGGACGCGCTGGGCATCTGTCTGGGCGCCTCGACCATCGGTCTCGTGCGCCTCACCCGGTCCACAGCCGGCCCGGAGATCCTCTGGTCCCGGACCCAGGCCCACGAGGGCAACGCCCGCCGGGCCCTCCTGGCCATGCTGGCCGAGATCCCGGATCTGGCCCGGCTGCGCATCGCCGCCACGGGTCGCAAGTTCCGACATTATGTGGCCCTGGCCACCATCTCCGAGCCGGAGGCGGTGGAGCTGGCCACCGCCTTTCTCTTGCCCGCCGGCCACCCGTACCGCACGGTGGTCAGTGCCGGCGGCGAGACCTTCATGGTCTACCAGCTGGACGAATCCGGCCGGGTGCAGGCCATCCATACCGGCAACAAGTGCGCCTCCGGCACCGGCGAGTTCCTGCTGCAGCAGCTGGGCCGTATGAACATCACCCTCGCCGAGGTGGCGGCCATGGCCATCCCGGAGGAGGTGCACAAGGTCTCTGGCCGCTGCTCGGTGTTCTGCAAGAGCGACTGCACCCACGCCCTCAACAAGGGGGTGCCCAAGCCGCAGGTGGTGGCCGGCCTCACCAGGATGCTGGCCGGCAAGATCCTGGAGCTTCTGCGGAAGGCCCCCCACCAGTCGGTGCTGCTGGCCGGCGGCTGCAGCCGCAACCAGACCCTGCTTCACTATCTGCGCCAGGAGATTCCGGATCTCCTGGTGCCGGCGGAGGCCCCGGTCTTCGAGGCCCTGGGAGCCGGGCTGTGGGCCCTGGCCAACGAGGCGCCGGCCTTTCCCGGCCTCGATGGGGTGCTGGTGGAGCGGGGCACCAGCTTCTCCTTCCTGCGGCCCCTGGCGGAATTCCAGGAGCAGGTGAGCTTCCAGAGCCATCCCTGGGCCGAAGCCGCGGCCGGTGACGAGACGGTGCTCGGTCTCGACGTGGGCTCCACCACCACCAAGGGGGTGATCCTGCGGCGAGCCGACAAGGCGATCCTGGCCGCCGACTACCTGCGCACCAACGGCGACCCGGTGGGCGCCTCGCGCCAGGTCTACGCCAGCCTCGCCCGGCAGCTGGCGGCGCCGGTGCGCATCGTCGGCCTGGGCGTTACCGGCTCCGGCCGTCAGATCGCCGGGCTCCATGCCATGACCGGCGGGGTGATCAACGAGATCATCGCCCATGCCACGGCAGCGGTGCATTTCGATCCCGAGGTGGACACCATCTTCGAGATCGGCGGCCAGGATGCCAAGTACACCTACATCACCAACGGGGTGCCCAGCGACTATGCCATGAACGAGGCCTGCTCCGCCGGCACCGGCTCCTTTCTCGAGGAGGCGGCCAAGGAGAGCCTGGGCATCCCGGTGGCGGACATCGGCCCCCGGGCCCTGGCAGGAGCCCGGCCCCCCAACTTCAACGACCAGTGCGCCGCCTTCATCGGCTCGGACATCAAGGGTGCGGTGCAGGAGGGCATCGCCACCGACGATATCCTGGCCGGCCTCGTCTACTCCATTTGCATGAACTACACCAACCGGGTGAAGGGCAACCGGCCGGTGGGCAACAAGGTCTTCATGCAGGGCGGCGTCTGCTACAACCCGGCCATCCCGGTGGCCATGGCGGCGCTGACCGGCAAGAGGATGGTGGTGCCGCCGGATCCCGGCCTCATGGGCGCCTTCGGCGTCGCCCTGGTGGTGAGCCACCGCCTGGACCAGGGACTCTTGGCCCCGGGGACCTTCGATCTTGCCCGGCTGGCAGCCCGGGAGGTGAGCCACAAGAAGAGCTTCCGCTGCACCGGCGGCAAGGAGCGCTGCGACCGGGGCTGCGAGATCGCTCGCATCGCCATCGAGGGCCGGATCTACCCCTTCGGCGGCATCTGCAACCGCTACGACAACCTCATCCACCGGCGGAAGGTCGACACCGCCGGCCTGGACCTGGTGCAGGCCCGGCAGCGGCGGGTGTTCCGGGACCTGGCGCCGGCGAGCCCGGAGGACCGGCGGCCGGCGGTGGGCATGAACCGCTCCTTTCTGGTCAACACCTATTTTCCCCTGTGGAACGCCTTCTTCGCCGGCCTGGGCTACCGGCTGCTGCTGCCGGAGCGGCCGGTGGCGGCCGGCATCGACCGCAAGGGTGCGCCGTTCTGCTATCCGGTGGAGCTGGCCCACGGCCAGATGGCCGATCTGGTGGCCCGGCAGCCGGACATCCTCTTCCTGCCCCATGTGAAGGGCCTGCCCCGGGAGGAAGGGGGATCCTCCTGCACCTGCGTCTTTGTGCAGGCCGAGGGCAGCTATCTGGCCGCCGCCTTCCCGGAGCTGGCTGGCATCCGCACCCTGTCCGGCTGCTTCGATTTTGCGGCTGGCATCGAGGCCAGCCGGGAGGCCTTCTTCGGGGTGGCCCGGGAGCTGGGGGCGGACCGCCGCGGGGCGGAGGCGGCCCTGGCCGCCGGCATCGCCGCCCAGGAGGCCTTGCGCCAGGATCTGAAGCGGCTGGGCGCCGAGGCCCTGGCCGCCCTGGAGGGCAGCCCGGACGCCACGGCGGTGGTTCTGTTCGGGCGGCCCTACAACGCCTTCGCGCCGGAGGCCAACAAGGGCATCCCGGCCAAGCTCGCCTCCCGGGGTGTGCGCATCATCCCCTTCGACTGCCTGCCCTTCGAGACCGAGGCCCTGGCGCCGGAGATGAACATGTACTGGGCCCTGGGCCGGATGCTCCTGCAGACCGCCCAGCTGGTGCGGCGCCACCCGCAGCTCTTTGCCACCTACATCACCAACTTCTCCTGCGGCCCGGATTCCTTCCTGTTGTCCTACTTCCGGGACGTCCAGGGCGACAAGCCCAGCCTGACCCTGGAGCTGGACAGCCACACCGCCGACGCCGGTCTCGAGACCCGCATCGAGGCCTTTCTCGACATCGTCGCCTCCTACCGGCAGCTGACCAGGGAGCGACCGGCCAGCGCCGGCCGCCGCGCCTTCGCCCCCTCCCGGGTGGACTACCGGGATGGCCAGGCGGGGGTGACGGATGCCGCCGGCCGCTGGCTGCCTTTGCGGGACGAGCGGATCAAGGTGCTGGTGCCGGCCATGGGCCGCTACGGCACGCCGCTGCTCACCCGGGCCTTTGCCCGGGTGGGGGTCCGTTCCGAGGCCCTGCCGCCGGCCGACGATGAGATCCTGAAGCTGGGCCGGGGCAATTCCTCCTGCAAGGAGTGTCTGCCCCTCCAGACCACCGTCGGCTCCATGCTCCACTACCTCACCAACGGCCGGCCGGAGGACGAGGTCACCGCCTACTTCATGCCCTCGGCAGAGGGGCCCTGCCGCTTCGGCCAGTACCACGTCTTCTCCCAGCGGGTCATCGCCCGCCAGCGCATCCCCAACGCCGCGGTCCTGGCCCTCAACTCCCTGAACGGCTACGGCGGGCTGGGCGACCGCTTCACGCTCGCCGCCTGGCGGGGGGTGATCATCGGCGATCTTTTTGACGAGATGTGGTCCACGGTGCTGGCCGGCGCCGCCGACCGGCAGCAAGGCCTCACCGTGCTGGAGGCGGAATTCGCCCGGGTGCTGGCGGTGATCGACCAGGACTGGCGGGCCATCGCCGGCCAGCTCAAGGCGAGTGCCAGGGCCCTGGCCGCCATCCCGCTCTCCCGGCCCTATGCCGAGATCCCCAAGGTATCCCTCATTGGCGAGATCTATGTCCGCCACGATCCCATCGCCCTGCAGCGTCTGGTGGAGCGTCTGGCCGACCGGGGGATCATCGTCCGTACCGCGCCGAACAGCGAATGGATCAAGTACGTGGACTGGCTGGTGAAGACCGGCGTCGAGGGGGAGCGGGACCTGGGCTTCTGGCTGCGGCATTACGTCAAGCGCTTCTTCGACCACCGCATCCGGCGCCTCCTGGCCCCGGCGGGGCTCTTCTTCGACGAGAGCGTCCAGCCCCAGGACCTCGTCCGCCTGGGCGAGGCCTTCATCCCCCGCCAACTCACCGGCGAGGCCATCCTGACGGTGGGCTCCGCCTTCCACGAGATTCTGCACCCGGCCTGCGGCATCATCTCCATCGGGCCCTTCGGCTGCATGCCCACCCGGGTGGCGGAGTCGATCCTCTCCGAACAGTTCACCACCAGCCGCACCCGGCAGCTCCTTGCCGCCTGCGGCCACCGGCCCCACGGCGCCCGGGCGGTCGTGCTGGCCCAGGAGCGCAAGCTGCCGTTTCTGGCCATCGAGACCGATGGCAACGCCTTCCCGCAGCTCATCGAGGCCCGCCTGGAGGCCTTCAGTCTCCAGGCCAAGAGGCTCAATGACCAGCTCCTGGCGGCGAGCTGA
- a CDS encoding radical SAM protein produces MKTLPLPPYHLFHCRGQPFAFDIRTGLVLRLDDAAFALLAAEAPDDGPAPASGGTGAREARHELDLLRSQGILTGPIEIPDHRDDVQYVDRLLPGSINSLTLSVAQACNLRCRYCYIAANGALANGLMSEETARQAVDFLFAHSSKDRIGITFFGGEPLLNQAVIRFVVAYSQKVAAAAGRKVGYSVTTNATLLSGELLDFMLAHRFGIMVSMDGPRDVHDRARPFADGAGSFDTAVRNVRGLLARGRSVNARCTLSNLCLNQLRIVQALEEIGFRKVTITPSWGRAREHWPFDIGPQENDYLRRQDDFFMDRLLDQLAQGRKVRFDPWAKAVRAIHTRAHPRLPCGVGRGTLTAGVDGSLYPCHRYVGEERYRIGDVRQGLDRSRLAAYFKTYFQSRDRCDTCWAVKLCQRVCPWHVTQADGQGHSPSDWLCASLRTWYEQGMWLYDVIRRRYPWYLAEVAGGGRVRPKRPGRRHSQVDNKLGREAR; encoded by the coding sequence ATGAAGACCCTGCCTCTGCCGCCCTACCATCTCTTCCACTGCCGGGGGCAGCCTTTTGCCTTCGACATCCGTACCGGTCTCGTGCTCAGGCTGGACGACGCCGCCTTTGCCCTCCTGGCCGCAGAGGCTCCGGATGACGGCCCGGCCCCGGCCAGCGGCGGAACCGGCGCCCGGGAAGCCAGGCACGAGCTGGATCTCTTGCGGAGCCAGGGGATCCTGACCGGTCCCATCGAGATCCCTGACCACCGGGATGATGTGCAGTACGTTGACCGGCTGCTGCCCGGCAGCATCAACAGTCTGACCTTAAGCGTCGCCCAGGCCTGCAACCTGCGCTGCCGCTACTGTTACATCGCGGCCAACGGCGCGCTGGCCAACGGCCTCATGTCCGAAGAGACCGCCCGGCAAGCAGTGGATTTCCTGTTCGCCCACAGCAGCAAGGACAGGATCGGCATCACCTTTTTCGGCGGCGAGCCCCTGCTCAACCAGGCGGTCATCCGCTTCGTGGTGGCTTACAGCCAGAAGGTCGCCGCAGCCGCCGGACGGAAGGTGGGGTATTCCGTCACCACCAACGCCACGCTCCTTTCCGGGGAGCTTCTGGACTTCATGCTGGCACACCGGTTCGGCATCATGGTCAGCATGGACGGCCCCCGGGACGTCCACGACCGGGCCCGCCCCTTTGCGGACGGCGCCGGCTCCTTCGATACAGCGGTCCGGAATGTCCGGGGCCTCCTGGCGCGGGGCAGATCGGTCAACGCTCGCTGCACCCTCTCCAACCTCTGCCTGAACCAGCTGCGCATCGTCCAGGCCCTGGAGGAGATCGGGTTCCGCAAGGTCACCATCACCCCCAGCTGGGGCAGGGCCCGTGAGCATTGGCCTTTCGACATCGGGCCGCAGGAGAACGACTACCTCCGCCGGCAGGATGATTTCTTCATGGACCGGCTGCTCGACCAGCTGGCCCAGGGGCGCAAGGTCCGTTTCGATCCCTGGGCCAAGGCGGTGCGAGCCATCCACACCCGGGCGCATCCGCGCCTGCCTTGCGGCGTCGGGCGGGGAACCCTCACGGCAGGGGTGGACGGCAGCCTCTATCCCTGCCATCGCTACGTGGGCGAGGAGCGCTACCGCATCGGCGATGTGCGACAGGGCCTGGATCGATCACGCCTGGCCGCCTACTTCAAGACCTATTTCCAGAGCCGGGACCGGTGTGACACCTGCTGGGCCGTGAAGCTCTGCCAGCGCGTCTGTCCCTGGCACGTCACCCAGGCCGACGGCCAGGGGCATTCGCCTTCGGACTGGCTCTGCGCCTCCTTGCGCACCTGGTACGAACAGGGCATGTGGCTCTATGACGTCATCCGGCGGCGCTATCCCTGGTATCTGGCGGAGGTGGCGGGAGGCGGCAGAGTTCGGCCGAAGCGGCCGGGCCGGCGTCATTCACAAGTGGACAACAAGCTTGGGAGGGAAGCGCGA
- a CDS encoding sulfurtransferase TusA family protein, whose protein sequence is MSAITPDSVVDLKGLSCPMPVLRTKKALDGVASGKVLRVDLTDAGSKTDLPAMIKRTGNELLDTEEAGGVYTFYIRKK, encoded by the coding sequence ATGAGCGCCATCACCCCTGATTCCGTTGTCGACCTCAAGGGCCTCAGCTGCCCGATGCCCGTGCTGCGCACCAAGAAGGCCCTGGACGGCGTGGCCTCCGGCAAGGTCCTGCGGGTGGACCTCACCGATGCCGGCTCCAAGACCGATCTGCCGGCCATGATCAAGCGCACCGGCAATGAGCTGCTGGACACCGAGGAGGCAGGCGGCGTATACACCTTCTATATCCGCAAGAAGTGA
- a CDS encoding 4Fe-4S binding protein — protein MSRQADTRLWADRHLTRLRRLVQTGFALVCLYSGWRFVQFLDWARGESAAFVPRPPAVEGFLPISALVAAKQLLLAGIYDRVHPAGLTIFLAAIAIALVARKGFCGWICPVGFFSHLLEAAGRRLGILVRLPGWLDQLLTVPKYLLFAFFALIILWQMDLAAIQAFLATSYNLVVDAKMLDFFIAPSRPW, from the coding sequence ATGAGCCGCCAAGCCGATACCCGCCTCTGGGCCGACCGTCACCTCACCCGCCTGCGCCGCCTGGTCCAGACCGGCTTTGCCCTGGTCTGCCTGTACAGCGGCTGGCGCTTCGTGCAATTCCTGGACTGGGCCCGGGGGGAGTCGGCGGCCTTTGTGCCCCGGCCGCCGGCGGTGGAGGGATTTTTGCCCATCAGCGCCCTGGTGGCAGCCAAGCAGCTCCTTCTTGCCGGCATCTATGACCGGGTGCATCCGGCGGGGCTCACCATCTTCCTGGCGGCCATTGCCATCGCGCTCGTTGCCCGCAAGGGCTTTTGCGGCTGGATCTGCCCGGTGGGCTTCTTCTCCCACCTGCTGGAAGCCGCCGGCCGGCGGTTGGGGATCCTGGTGCGGCTGCCAGGCTGGCTCGATCAGCTCCTGACCGTGCCCAAGTATCTGCTCTTCGCCTTCTTTGCCTTGATCATCCTCTGGCAGATGGATCTGGCCGCCATCCAGGCCTTCCTGGCCACCTCCTACAATCTGGTGGTGGATGCCAAGATGCTGGACTTCTTCATCGCCCCTTCCCGTCCCTGGTGA
- a CDS encoding MarR family transcriptional regulator yields the protein MNQTIGPAPDNRPQIQRLRRLIAEIHYCCRNRLAEEARRFELTPAEVRCLLLFERHRYITGLEVADLLEVAKSRATVIIDGLEVKDLVKRLPDPTDARVKLVCLTPAGQQKMRELDEFILGLHGRLMEQIDPAQRPMVLAALEILHISMETMKRQLAAGG from the coding sequence ATGAACCAAACGATTGGTCCTGCTCCCGACAACCGACCCCAGATCCAGCGCCTGCGCCGGCTCATTGCCGAGATCCACTATTGCTGCCGCAACCGCCTGGCCGAGGAGGCCCGGCGCTTCGAGCTGACCCCGGCCGAGGTGCGCTGCCTGCTCCTCTTTGAGCGCCACCGCTACATCACCGGCCTCGAGGTGGCGGACCTCCTGGAGGTGGCCAAGAGCCGGGCCACGGTCATCATCGATGGCCTGGAGGTCAAGGACCTGGTGAAACGGTTGCCGGATCCCACCGATGCCCGGGTGAAGCTGGTCTGCCTCACCCCGGCCGGCCAGCAGAAGATGCGGGAGCTGGACGAGTTCATCCTCGGCCTCCACGGCCGGCTGATGGAGCAGATCGACCCGGCGCAGCGGCCCATGGTGCTGGCGGCCCTGGAGATCCTCCATATCTCCATGGAGACCATGAAGCGCCAGCTGGCCGCTGGCGGGTAA